The segment gtatttGAAGGGAAGGGGAGTGGGGGTGGTCAGCATGATGACGAGATGAAAGGGGCCAggtgaggaggagacacaggagcgccccttttcttctctgtctctctctctctctctctctctctccctgtgacgtggtgtgcatgtgtgtgtgtgctttgtgtatgtgtgtgtgtgcaggagagagggagcaaaAACAGGTCGGCTTTGCTTCAGCAGACTGTAAACCTGCACAGGAGGAAGCAGCCCTCTCCAAACTGAGGTATGTCATCGACTTATCATCACACATGCATTTCCAGCCATACCTGTCCTGATATCAgtgttgggtgtgtgtgtgtgtgtggatatgcgTGACTTAAAAGTTAGGTTAAAGGAAAGGTGGGACAATCTGACTGAGTGTATTCGTcctttgtgtatgtatgtaaaaagaggaaatatgTGAAgatatgtgagtgtgtttgcgTGTCGCCTTGGTTCTGCTGAGGAGTGAGAGTGCTTCGTAACGAAAGCGACAGTTGAACAACAGGCTAGTTTTTCTCCTCGCAGTAAACACAGTGTCATGTGCATATGATAAGGTCATATGGTTTGCAGTCAGCAGTCGGACAGATTCTGGACAACATTAGGTTGCAGCTTTGTGTGATATTTGTGCAGCTACGGGGCAAAAACTGTACTACTGTcaattattttattacattacaGGAGGCTGCGCTATAGTGTGAGTCCCAGTTGCCTTCTCTCAATACTTCAGCAGTTCCGTTTGTGAGTATTAGATTTGATAaaattgatttaaaaatatCACTGCATGTAATAGAAAGCCCTTTGAGTTGCTAAACCACTTTGGGGAGTTGTGGTGATAATGTGTTTCCCTAAAACAATCAGCTGATTAGACTAAAAATCCCTAGAGGGCTGTACGCAGTTGTTGATGCATCACAGTTGGGACGTTGTTTAATTGGGCTGAAGGTGACTGTAACCCTTTGACCTATTCAGCAAAGGCCACCTACCCATGCCTGTCAGGCAGGAAAACTTGCACCTGCAGGTTTGCAGCACATGGACATGCACCAAAAGACTTGGAGCTCATTCTGTGGCTTCTACACTATGTAGGGTTGTGTCCAGGTGAGGTtatgacagtaaacacagtgcAGGGCCTTCTCCACTAAAAACACTGATACTCACTGCTGGAATTGCTCTGCATTTGAACCGAGACAAAACCCTCTGCACATTTACAGGGAGCATAACATTTTAGATTTTTCATGTCAGGAATATGAAAAGTGTTTATCGATCTTTGCCTCCCATCACTTCAGACAGCAGGAAGCTCCATAATGCTGTGTTTTGCAGTTTGTTTGCTCCTTGCACTCTGTGAGGGGGGACATATGGTCCACTCTGTGCTTTTAGTATCTCCCTGGGGTGATGGCTGCCCTGAATACACACATCTGAGGATGCAGATGTCAAATATGTAGCAAATTATGACCCCGGCTACGAGCAAGTTGCAGACAGCATGAAGTCTGATGGCTTGAAAGCATTAGAGTAGCACAACTTAGGCTGTACTTGTCAGATCACAGTCACAACAAGAAGCCATCCTCTGTAGGCTACCATTATCAAATGCCTCAGAGTTGTTACAAAGTCTTCTAAAAAGGCTGGTTTCATCTTCATATTTGTTTTGCTGAACAAATATTTAAGGCACTTTTAGTAGAGGCTGGGGTTCAGATATAATGCCATGGGCGCTCATTTTTAAAAGTACCAGGCATTATTTAATACATCATGTGATGCATGCTGTACACTGCAGGACTCCCTCTGCAAGAGCTTTATCAAGATTCATCTAGAGTTCTTTCAGTTTTAAACTCTACACACTGTCACTTCTCCTGCCTGATTAAAAAGACTCTCTTTTGTTCCAGATCTTTTCAACTATTGGAGAGAGGAACGCCGTCACTATCACATCAGTCAGTGAATGAAAGTTTGTGTGATCGAGTGCCGAGTCAAAGTCTATGGGGTCCAGGGCCTTTGTGGCTCCAGCTGCCATGACAGAAACCGCTGCCTGAGCTTCCTAGTGACACCCTACGACAGAGGAGGATGGGTGATGGGCCCGTGAAATTCAGCGGACTCTCTCCTCTTTATCCCATCCTCTCATGGAGCATCCCATCACAACAAGCCCCTCCTGGAACACTTCTCTCTCCCCACTTTCACCAACTCTGCCACCAAATATTTCTAATGCGACCCTGCCTGTTGAAAGCGTCCGAGGTGGGTTAGATTTTAATCAGTCCCTGGCACTGTGCGTTATGCTCATCATGGATGTGTTGGCAGTGGTGGGGAACCTGGCCGTGATGGTTGTCATCACCAAAACACCACACCTGCGAAAGTTTGCCTTTGTATTTCACCTGTGTCTGGTGGACCTGCTGGCGGCTCTGGTGTTGATGCCTATGGGGATGCTGTCAGACCAGGTCCTGGCAGATGAGGCGGTGTGCCGGAGCTACCTCTGCTTGAGTGTGTGTCTAGTTAGTGCTGCAATCCTCACCATTTGTGCCATCAATGTGGAACGCTACTACTACATCGTCCACCCCATGCGTCATGAGGTGAAGATGACAGTGGGGGTTGTGGTGATGGTACTAGTGGGAATCTGGATTAAAGCTGTTGTCATGTCAGCACTGCCTCTCCTGGGATGGTTGCTCCAGGGAAACCCGGGCCTTGGAACCCCTGTGGTCTTTATTCCAGCTCAGAGACACTGCTCGCTCCACTGGACAGGAGGCAGGACCACACGCCTGCTTTTTATGGTCTTCTTTACATTAATCTATTTTCTGTGCCCCATGCTGATCATTCTGGTGGTCTACTGTAACATGTTCAAAGTGGCCCGAGTAGCAGCCATGCAGCATGGCCCCCTCCCCACCTGGATGGACACTCCACGACAAAGGTCCGAGTCTGTCAGCAGCCATTCCACCATGGCAGCCAGCCTTGGTGGAACTGGTGCCCGCACCACCCCTCAAAGGACCTTCAGTGGTGGAAAAGCTGTGGTGGTTCTAGTGGCAGTGGGAGGCCAGTTCTTCTGCTGCTGGCTTCCATACTTCTCCTTTCATCTCTACTCGGCCATAGTGTCTACCTCTCCTGCCTCGTTCCCTCAGCTGGAGGCTGTGGTTACGTGGATCGGCTATTTCTGCTTCACCTCCAATCCCTTCTTCTACGGCTGCCTGAACCGGCAGATTCGTGAGGAGCTGTGCCGCTACCTGGCTTGCCTTTTTAAATGGGGTGGGCCTAGTGAAGGGGAGCAGCTGCCAAGCCGTGAGGCCTCAATTGAGGAGAACTTTTTGCAGTTCCTTCAAGGCACTGGATGCAATCTGGAGCCCTGCAACTCTCACAGCAGAGTCAGCCCAGAGGACCCACAGAATGAGGGCCATCAGGAATCAGCTGTTCAGCAGAACACGCCAGCTGACTTCCACATCCCAGGGCAGATCCCCGAGGAAACCTCAGAGTTCATACAGCAGCCATGGCCGTAGCTACCGTTGCTAAGGTTTAGACCGCAACGTTTATTCCCAAAATGTATATAATAAAAGTCATGCAATAATAACTTTGGTGCTGCAATGCCAAGATAATCACATTCCTCCTGATCCCTGGCGTCATTGCATGTATGTGTGGGTGAATGGAGTGAATGCTCACTAATACAATATCGCTGTTCATTGATTACACAACAATCCAGACAGATAGGTAGCTGAATCGTCTGGAACGTCATACGAGCAACCACAGATTTTTGTTAGCAGACTGCTTGCAGTTCAATACCATCCATTCAAAGTCATCATCTCACCAACAGCTGTTGTGTGGCCATGCTGCATTTAATAGTCCAGTGAAAAAATAGCTAGAAAGCCAGCAAACACACTTATCCATCTCACATGAAATTAATGCATTTTTAGCTAAAGAAAGGATAATCAATACACACAGACCAGGGACATATGCTACTAGTTTACATGTCACTAGTATTGCCAGTTTAAGCCCTAACTAAGGTCCAGAACATTCACATTACAATGAGAGAACTTCAGTTTCCTCACAGTAACAACAGCCATTGATTTACCATCATTGTTATATAAGTGTTCAGTCAGTGGGTTTGATACGAACATGCAAAAGcgcaaaaatacagaaaatatacGTCCTTTTACTTGTGTCAGACATGTGTCTTTAAAATACTCTCAGCTGCTTCCAACAGTGACTGAAATGTGCAGATCTGAGATTCTTTAAGGTGTTATGGTCAGCATTTTTTACATTCTTTTACAACCATGACACATTTTGGACTATCAATCTGATGTTAAAACTTGCCAGCTGGTGTATTGCCCTACAAGCATCTTTGTAAGACGTTTTTCATATCGTTTCCATGTATCAGTTTCCTGAccgtttttatttattttgttcagCAGATTGATTTTATTAGCACATGCTTTGTTTTGTAAGATTTAAAGATTAAATGTCAAACATTAAATGTTATTCTTggataatataaatataaggtTTCTCTCAAAGTTTATGTCAGGCTGAGAAACAGGTGATGCTACAAAGAGAAGCTGATGATGGCTGATCTCCAGCAGCAAATCAAACTAAAATGATGCAAGGCTAGGTACAAGTCC is part of the Parambassis ranga chromosome 7, fParRan2.1, whole genome shotgun sequence genome and harbors:
- the gpr61 gene encoding G-protein coupled receptor 61 translates to MEHPITTSPSWNTSLSPLSPTLPPNISNATLPVESVRGGLDFNQSLALCVMLIMDVLAVVGNLAVMVVITKTPHLRKFAFVFHLCLVDLLAALVLMPMGMLSDQVLADEAVCRSYLCLSVCLVSAAILTICAINVERYYYIVHPMRHEVKMTVGVVVMVLVGIWIKAVVMSALPLLGWLLQGNPGLGTPVVFIPAQRHCSLHWTGGRTTRLLFMVFFTLIYFLCPMLIILVVYCNMFKVARVAAMQHGPLPTWMDTPRQRSESVSSHSTMAASLGGTGARTTPQRTFSGGKAVVVLVAVGGQFFCCWLPYFSFHLYSAIVSTSPASFPQLEAVVTWIGYFCFTSNPFFYGCLNRQIREELCRYLACLFKWGGPSEGEQLPSREASIEENFLQFLQGTGCNLEPCNSHSRVSPEDPQNEGHQESAVQQNTPADFHIPGQIPEETSEFIQQPWP